Proteins encoded by one window of Thunnus thynnus chromosome 3, fThuThy2.1, whole genome shotgun sequence:
- the LOC137180379 gene encoding E3 ubiquitin-protein ligase TRIM39-like, with translation MNALKFCLVFLVFPVFLAIICYTWKNQNCTSEVSIHPSYEETEAELKRVQKYAVDVTLDPDTANPNLILSDDEKQVNHDDKRKNLPDNPERFSPGPCVLGKQSLFSGRFYFEVQVKEKTDWALGVAIESINRKGDLTLRPQNGYWTIVLRNGNEYIACAGPSVRLSLKSQPQKVGVFVDYEVGLVSFYDVDAAALIYSFTGCSFTEKLYPFFSPEVNYDGKNSAPLIISPVNQTA, from the exons ATGAATGCCCTGAAGTTCTGTCTGGTGTTCCTGGTGTTTCCGGTGTTTCTGGCCATCATCTGCT ACACTTGGAAGAACCAAAACTGCACATCCGAGGTCAGCATCCATCCATCATATGAGGAAActgaggctgagctgaagagggtccagaagtatgcagtggatgtgactcttgatcctgatacagcaAATCCTaatctcatcctgtctgatgatgagaAACAAGTAAATCATGATGATAAGAGGAAGAATCTCCCAGACAACCCAGAGAGATTTTCTCCCGGTCCTTGTGttttaggaaagcagagtttgttttcaggcagattttactttgaggttcaggttaaagAGAAGACTGACTGGGCTTTAGGAGTGGCCATAGAGTCCATCAACAGGAAGGGAGATCTCACTCTGAGACCTCAGAATGGTTACTGGACTATAGTgttgagaaatggaaatgagtacATAGCTTGTGCTGGCCCTTCAGTCCGTCTCTCTCTGAAGTCTCAGcctcagaaggtgggggtgtttgtggattatgaggttggtctggtctccttttatgacgtagatgctgcagctcttatctactcctttactggctgctccttcactgagaaactctaccCATTCTTCAGTCCTGAAGTTAATTATGATGGTAAAAACTCCGCCCCTCTGATCATCtctcctgtcaatcaaactgcctGA